From Enterococcus mundtii, the proteins below share one genomic window:
- a CDS encoding HipA family kinase has translation MSTIRKVTNYLGRIPNGVTQPVRVQADDGKVYVMKYLHDFCSAKILYNELIAYRLGKLLEIPMPDCMVAELSEAVISKTPHLLETNALACTCFLSEYRAGTPKISPILARNTINGADISKILVFDQIILNNDRAKNDGNLYYDKKEKKVLAIDHSHIFINGEIWSANELRQLKGKSPMVVDNLLGRNYRAFSSQLTGYNCYNNTKDKIKNLNKTDVQSVFQDIPDDWGIKLEEIESSFELIWEQMKQIEGITIQLQNAYSKRKGG, from the coding sequence GTGAGTACAATACGAAAAGTTACGAATTATTTAGGGCGGATTCCAAATGGAGTAACACAACCTGTTCGAGTACAGGCTGATGATGGAAAAGTTTATGTAATGAAATATTTACATGACTTTTGCAGTGCTAAAATTTTATATAATGAGTTGATCGCTTACAGGCTTGGAAAATTGCTTGAAATTCCAATGCCTGATTGTATGGTTGCTGAATTATCTGAAGCCGTCATTTCTAAAACACCGCATTTGTTAGAAACGAATGCCCTCGCTTGTACTTGCTTTCTAAGCGAATATAGAGCTGGTACTCCAAAAATTTCACCTATTTTAGCACGAAACACTATTAATGGAGCAGATATTTCTAAGATTTTAGTTTTTGATCAAATAATTTTGAATAATGATAGAGCTAAAAATGATGGGAATTTGTATTATGATAAAAAAGAGAAAAAAGTTTTGGCAATTGATCATTCTCACATATTTATTAACGGAGAGATTTGGTCTGCAAACGAGCTTAGACAGTTAAAAGGAAAAAGTCCTATGGTGGTAGATAATTTACTTGGGAGAAATTATCGGGCATTTTCTTCACAGCTTACAGGTTACAACTGCTATAATAATACTAAAGATAAAATAAAAAATTTAAATAAAACAGATGTTCAATCTGTATTTCAAGATATTCCCGATGATTGGGGAATAAAACTAGAAGAAATAGAGAGTTCATTTGAGTTAATATGGGAACAAATGAAACAAATTGAAGGTATTACGATCCAGTTACAGAATGCGTACTCAAAAAGAAAAGGAGGGTAA
- a CDS encoding DUF3037 domain-containing protein produces the protein MNDAIKINYSICNYIPSIIRQESVIFGIVIHCPSEEYSKFHRTKNINRLKSFDDEFDKDYMELMSETFSYYFDYPSLELEDYDEERFDNIHSDNFISNITKYYVNEFKFSEVRELVSSRAALLEDINDLIRTYLYYDRPKSERITTPEVKRLLSKELRNLNLKEHVKVPKIHDLAEREVVDFEYNTTLVKVLSFDYKRKTDIIDQINKFQIDMLENHDYFYKKNIKVVMGNSEFYDEDFMDSVKKKLCCLAPNIEIISIGEYTNNLIFQGLN, from the coding sequence ATGAATGACGCAATAAAAATAAATTATTCTATATGTAATTATATTCCCAGTATAATTCGACAAGAATCCGTAATTTTTGGTATTGTTATTCACTGCCCTTCTGAAGAGTATTCTAAATTTCATAGGACTAAGAATATTAATAGGCTTAAATCTTTTGATGACGAATTTGATAAAGATTATATGGAATTAATGAGTGAGACATTCTCTTACTACTTTGATTATCCTTCTTTGGAGTTAGAAGATTATGATGAGGAACGATTCGATAATATACATTCTGATAATTTTATTTCTAATATAACAAAATATTATGTTAATGAATTTAAATTTTCAGAAGTGAGAGAACTCGTTTCCTCTCGGGCTGCTTTATTAGAAGATATTAATGATTTAATAAGGACTTATCTGTATTACGATAGACCTAAGTCAGAGAGGATTACGACACCAGAAGTTAAACGATTATTGAGTAAAGAACTTAGAAACTTGAATTTAAAAGAGCATGTTAAAGTACCGAAGATACACGATTTGGCAGAACGAGAAGTAGTTGATTTTGAGTATAACACTACTTTAGTTAAGGTATTGAGCTTCGATTATAAAAGGAAAACTGATATAATTGATCAAATTAATAAATTTCAAATTGATATGTTAGAAAATCACGATTACTTTTATAAAAAAAACATCAAAGTTGTTATGGGGAATTCTGAATTTTATGATGAAGATTTTATGGACTCTGTTAAAAAAAAATTATGCTGTTTGGCCCCTAATATAGAAATTATTTCAATTGGGGAATATACTAATAATTTAATTTTTCAAGGATTAAATTAG
- a CDS encoding D-serine ammonia-lyase: MTNKTDRLLIALQSYQEVCWINPNFGERKTSCFTINDVIDASKRLQRFAPYIAKVFPETKATGGIIESELVEIPNMLDKIKEKEHFETNSKLYFKCDNNLPVSGSIKARDGIYEVLTFAEKVALDSGKLTIDSNYAILANDEFKNIFSNYSIAVGSTGNLGLSVGIMGAKLGFQTTVHMSNEAKSWKKRLLREIGVVVKEYEGDFSKAVALGRAETVNKFHSYFIDDEASKDLFLGYSVAALRLQTQLKEKNIEVSEDHPLYVHLPCGVGGSPGGIAFGLSCIFGDAVKIFFVEPTHAPSMLLGLYTGLHDKISVQDIAIDGKTAADGLAVGRPSHLVGKIIEPILYATSTVQDERLYQYLTLLADSENIYVEPSSAAGIASFVNINRAFALKKTWIKSGTHIIWGTGGNMVPEEEMAQYYKKGLSLLNF, translated from the coding sequence ATGACTAATAAAACAGATCGTTTATTAATAGCATTGCAATCATATCAAGAAGTTTGCTGGATAAATCCAAATTTTGGAGAAAGAAAAACTTCATGTTTTACCATAAATGATGTGATAGACGCTTCTAAAAGGCTACAAAGGTTTGCTCCATACATTGCTAAAGTTTTTCCTGAGACTAAAGCTACTGGTGGTATCATCGAGTCAGAATTAGTTGAGATTCCTAACATGTTGGATAAAATAAAAGAAAAAGAACATTTCGAAACAAACAGTAAACTATATTTTAAATGTGACAATAATCTCCCTGTATCTGGTTCAATTAAAGCCAGAGATGGAATCTATGAAGTTTTGACGTTTGCTGAAAAAGTTGCGCTGGATTCTGGAAAACTAACAATTGATAGTAATTATGCTATTCTAGCAAATGATGAATTCAAAAATATTTTTTCTAATTATTCAATCGCTGTGGGTTCTACAGGGAATTTAGGTCTTAGTGTCGGAATCATGGGAGCAAAGTTAGGGTTTCAGACGACTGTCCACATGTCTAATGAAGCAAAAAGCTGGAAAAAGCGTTTATTGAGAGAAATAGGCGTTGTTGTCAAAGAGTACGAAGGTGATTTTAGCAAAGCTGTAGCTTTAGGGCGAGCAGAAACAGTAAACAAATTCCACAGTTATTTCATCGATGATGAAGCTTCAAAAGATTTATTTCTAGGATACTCTGTAGCTGCACTGAGACTACAAACTCAATTAAAAGAAAAAAATATTGAAGTATCTGAAGATCATCCTCTATATGTCCATCTTCCTTGTGGTGTAGGTGGTAGTCCAGGTGGAATTGCCTTTGGATTGTCCTGCATTTTTGGTGATGCTGTAAAAATATTTTTTGTAGAACCTACTCACGCTCCGTCAATGTTACTTGGCCTGTACACAGGATTACACGACAAAATTTCAGTGCAAGATATTGCAATCGATGGTAAGACAGCTGCTGATGGATTAGCCGTCGGGCGCCCCTCACATTTAGTCGGCAAGATCATAGAACCGATTTTATATGCTACTTCTACTGTTCAAGATGAAAGATTATATCAATATCTAACATTGCTTGCGGATAGTGAAAACATCTATGTGGAACCTTCATCCGCTGCTGGGATTGCATCATTTGTGAATATAAATCGAGCATTCGCATTGAAAAAAACTTGGATAAAGTCTGGCACACACATAATTTGGGGAACGGGTGGTAATATGGTTCCAGAAGAAGAAATGGCTCAATATTACAAAAAAGGATTGTCTTTACTTAATTTCTAA
- a CDS encoding DUF5960 family protein, producing MIIHKEVMLWFFHDPKKKFEKELYKYWKSEIDFKLVENKLLVHLYESNKNYFMLPASKTKNNMKVYFLFDIVTDVPNTRLQHRRYDFKKRLFINFDQVELS from the coding sequence ATGATAATCCATAAAGAGGTAATGTTGTGGTTCTTTCATGATCCAAAGAAAAAATTTGAAAAAGAACTATATAAATACTGGAAATCCGAAATTGATTTCAAACTTGTCGAAAACAAACTGTTGGTCCACTTATACGAATCAAATAAAAACTATTTTATGCTACCTGCTTCTAAGACAAAAAATAATATGAAAGTATATTTTTTATTCGATATTGTCACAGATGTTCCTAATACAAGATTGCAGCATCGTAGGTATGATTTTAAGAAACGTTTGTTTATAAATTTTGATCAGGTCGAATTGTCATAA
- a CDS encoding SHOCT domain-containing protein: protein MGLFSSKADKEKAKREKANRKAENEKILEYFKNHSDYNVGDMYFDDKHGKIFIKKSLTMNRSQAVYNYDELISYTPIFEGGKIRKHHGITRAIVGGVIAGPVGAVVGAGTGGKEFDTIKRLGFILHLTKNRSQNYMLIISESKTDSFLTKSTLEDYNNIAAKLDQIISSNTKESFSSGSDADELRKFKGLLDDGIITQEEFDEKKKELLG from the coding sequence ATGGGTTTGTTTAGCAGCAAGGCAGATAAAGAAAAGGCGAAACGTGAAAAAGCAAATCGCAAAGCTGAAAATGAAAAAATACTAGAATACTTTAAGAACCATAGTGACTACAACGTTGGCGACATGTATTTCGATGATAAACATGGTAAAATTTTTATAAAGAAATCTCTTACAATGAACAGATCACAAGCTGTATACAATTACGATGAACTAATTAGCTACACTCCTATATTTGAAGGTGGAAAAATAAGAAAACATCACGGCATTACTCGTGCAATAGTTGGTGGAGTTATAGCTGGTCCTGTTGGTGCTGTTGTTGGAGCTGGGACTGGTGGAAAAGAATTCGATACTATTAAGCGATTAGGATTTATTCTTCACCTTACCAAAAACCGTTCTCAAAACTACATGCTTATTATTTCAGAATCTAAAACAGACAGTTTCTTAACAAAGTCTACATTGGAAGATTATAACAACATAGCAGCTAAACTAGATCAAATCATTTCTTCAAATACTAAAGAGTCCTTTTCCTCTGGAAGCGATGCCGATGAGTTACGAAAATTCAAAGGCCTTCTTGACGACGGAATAATCACTCAAGAAGAATTTGATGAAAAGAAAAAGGAATTGTTAGGTTAA
- the helD gene encoding RNA polymerase recycling motor HelD — MNERQLEQQHVEETTQMIQLEQRLLNRKLSDLTEKMNDSTKETANHKIRSGSNESFYESVVEYRQHEQELLLKYHTLESQQKRLQTLEVMKESPYFARIDFKEEAEKETLYLGIASLRDTEEETIVIDWRAPIANLYYEGEIGPAFYETDVEKIDVELLLKRQFKIVEGKIVSMVDTSEVINDDFLLEILDDASSAHMKNIVSTIQKAQNAIIRDTNSKVMLIEGIAGSGKTSALLQRIAFILYHNRKWLDAENVLLFSPNHLFSDYISTVLPSLGESGVPTQTFKNYLQQLVPEFELTEEEQQEVGFLSGADDPIKTLKSGLTFVDHLETYIQTITDFGPLFREMKINGRTILSKEAIRKWYQETNELLPLHQRLSLLQTKLLKKLGGLQKDETRQKWVKELAEEQLQELYATDPNLEYTEQKEKSLRKKLTNQIVKKRFRKVHRGILHYQFVNLPKQFLHFLQTIPKTMLTAHGISETSWNEHLQEVKMNLRKRELPQEDAVLYFLLMRRIHPVSVTQKARYIFIDEMQDFAPSQVALLQSIYPTANLTFCGDLNQNVFGNETITGSLESLFPEKEVTQFQLTTSYRSTKQITDFANHFLAHDNLVETTAREGRLPLIVQSDSSVSKINWLEQTIIDTKEQAKYWRTAIIGKTIAECEVLYEQLPSSLKDQVQLIADESDFMKRSIILLPAYLAKGLEFDRVFLWNVDDAHFNSGHDKQILYTMCTRAMHELILFTSAKDASFLQTMATENHESLALD; from the coding sequence ATGAATGAAAGACAATTAGAACAACAGCATGTGGAAGAAACCACACAAATGATCCAACTTGAACAACGCCTATTGAATCGCAAATTAAGCGACTTGACTGAAAAAATGAATGACTCCACAAAAGAAACAGCTAATCACAAAATACGTAGCGGCTCCAACGAGTCTTTTTATGAGTCAGTGGTCGAATACCGCCAACATGAACAAGAATTGCTTTTAAAATACCACACATTAGAATCTCAGCAAAAACGTCTGCAAACATTAGAAGTAATGAAAGAAAGTCCTTACTTTGCTCGCATCGATTTCAAAGAAGAAGCGGAAAAAGAAACCCTCTATCTAGGAATCGCCTCATTGAGAGATACAGAAGAAGAAACCATCGTGATCGACTGGCGTGCACCGATCGCTAACCTGTATTACGAAGGAGAAATCGGCCCTGCTTTTTATGAAACAGATGTCGAAAAAATCGACGTCGAACTTCTCTTGAAACGACAGTTCAAAATCGTTGAAGGAAAAATCGTCTCCATGGTCGATACATCTGAAGTCATCAATGATGATTTTCTATTAGAAATCTTGGATGACGCATCAAGTGCTCACATGAAAAACATCGTGTCGACGATCCAAAAAGCACAAAATGCCATTATCCGTGACACCAACAGTAAAGTGATGCTGATCGAAGGAATTGCTGGAAGCGGTAAGACTTCAGCATTACTTCAACGTATCGCATTCATCCTTTATCACAATCGGAAATGGCTAGATGCTGAGAACGTCTTATTGTTCTCACCAAACCATCTGTTTTCTGATTACATCTCCACTGTTTTACCATCTCTTGGTGAAAGTGGTGTTCCGACACAAACCTTCAAAAATTATTTACAGCAATTGGTTCCTGAATTTGAGTTGACTGAAGAAGAACAACAAGAAGTCGGTTTCCTTTCTGGTGCCGATGACCCGATAAAAACGTTGAAATCCGGATTGACTTTCGTTGATCACCTGGAGACTTACATCCAGACGATCACTGATTTTGGGCCATTGTTCCGTGAGATGAAAATCAATGGTCGAACGATCCTATCCAAAGAAGCAATCCGAAAATGGTACCAAGAAACCAATGAACTACTTCCATTGCATCAACGTCTATCTTTATTACAGACAAAGTTATTGAAAAAATTAGGCGGTCTGCAAAAGGATGAAACCCGTCAGAAGTGGGTCAAAGAGCTTGCTGAAGAACAACTTCAAGAACTATATGCAACCGATCCAAATTTAGAATACACCGAACAAAAAGAAAAATCATTGCGTAAAAAACTCACGAATCAAATCGTGAAAAAAAGATTCCGTAAAGTTCACCGAGGAATTTTACATTATCAATTCGTCAACTTACCGAAACAGTTTCTTCACTTTTTACAAACGATTCCTAAAACGATGTTAACCGCACATGGAATCAGCGAAACTTCTTGGAACGAACATCTTCAAGAAGTCAAAATGAACTTACGGAAAAGAGAATTGCCGCAGGAAGACGCCGTCTTGTACTTCCTATTGATGCGTCGAATCCATCCCGTATCAGTCACACAAAAGGCAAGGTATATTTTCATTGATGAAATGCAAGATTTTGCTCCTTCGCAGGTCGCATTGCTGCAATCAATCTATCCAACTGCAAATCTAACATTTTGTGGGGATCTGAACCAAAATGTTTTTGGGAACGAGACGATCACTGGTTCGCTAGAGTCGCTTTTCCCAGAGAAAGAAGTGACCCAATTCCAATTGACGACGAGCTATCGCTCCACGAAGCAAATCACTGATTTTGCCAATCATTTCTTAGCTCACGACAATCTTGTAGAAACAACGGCTCGTGAAGGTCGCCTACCGTTGATCGTCCAAAGTGATTCATCTGTAAGTAAAATCAATTGGTTGGAACAAACGATCATTGACACGAAAGAGCAAGCAAAATATTGGCGTACTGCGATCATTGGTAAAACGATCGCTGAATGTGAAGTACTCTATGAACAATTGCCTAGTTCGCTAAAAGATCAAGTCCAATTGATTGCGGACGAGTCTGATTTTATGAAACGTTCAATTATTCTTCTTCCTGCTTATCTAGCAAAAGGATTAGAATTTGACCGAGTCTTTTTATGGAATGTCGATGATGCACATTTCAATTCAGGTCATGACAAACAAATCTTATATACGATGTGTACGCGTGCTATGCATGAATTGATCCTCTTCACATCAGCGAAAGACGCTTCTTTTCTACAAACAATGGCTACTGAAAATCATGAGTCTCTCGCTTTAGATTGA
- a CDS encoding heavy metal translocating P-type ATPase, which translates to MTHFKKFAMTLLIGAVALISEFMFDRPRLAFMIIAITGGTLAFLMFVEMIKTLRSGKYGVDILAITAIVATLLVNEYWASLMILIMLTGGESLEDYAQKKAGQELQSLLDNTPRTAHKLQGDQQLDVAVDTLEIGDHLVIKPGEIVPADGRVIMGESTFDEASLTGEAKPMSKKVGDELMSGSVNGDSSVKMVVEKRAEDSQYQLIIKLVEESKEKPARFVRLADRYAVPFTLIAYLIGGIAWWASGDPVRFAQVLVVASPCPLILAAPVALVAGMSRSSKSGIVVKTGTAVEKLAETRTIAFDKTGTITKGMLEVTGVAPVQEFSEAELLRVAASAEQGSAHILARSLVQAVPQLLPVTDLKEISGQGITATVDGRQVKVGNARFIDVPEAKTDTTAIYVAIDGKYAGTIYFSDTIRPEASKTIARLKAQGINDLLMVTGDGRTVAEAIAEEVGLTEVHARCLPQDKLTILTSIPKEKRPVTMVGDGVNDAPALTVADVGIAMGAHGSTAASESADVVILKDDLERVAEAVMISRETMKVAKQSVLIGIFVCVFLMIVASTGVIPALFGAMLQEVVDTVSILSALRAKKSAKQKQHAMITQN; encoded by the coding sequence ATGACACATTTTAAAAAATTTGCCATGACACTACTGATTGGAGCGGTGGCCCTCATCAGTGAGTTTATGTTCGACCGTCCTCGCCTTGCGTTTATGATCATTGCTATCACCGGTGGCACACTCGCCTTCTTGATGTTTGTCGAAATGATCAAAACACTGCGTTCAGGGAAATATGGGGTCGATATTTTAGCGATTACAGCTATTGTTGCGACATTGCTCGTCAATGAATATTGGGCGAGTTTGATGATTTTGATCATGTTGACAGGTGGCGAAAGTTTGGAAGACTATGCGCAAAAAAAAGCAGGTCAGGAATTGCAATCCCTATTAGATAATACGCCAAGAACTGCCCATAAATTGCAAGGAGATCAACAACTTGATGTTGCGGTAGACACACTTGAGATCGGCGATCATCTGGTGATCAAACCAGGGGAAATCGTTCCAGCTGATGGACGAGTGATCATGGGGGAATCTACTTTTGACGAAGCATCATTGACTGGAGAAGCAAAACCGATGAGCAAGAAAGTCGGTGATGAATTGATGTCCGGTTCGGTCAATGGGGACTCATCTGTCAAAATGGTGGTTGAGAAACGGGCAGAAGATAGCCAGTATCAATTAATTATCAAACTAGTAGAAGAATCGAAAGAAAAACCCGCACGTTTTGTCCGTCTAGCAGATCGTTATGCTGTTCCCTTTACTTTGATCGCTTACTTGATCGGCGGAATCGCTTGGTGGGCCAGTGGTGATCCTGTACGCTTTGCACAAGTCCTAGTTGTAGCTTCTCCATGTCCATTGATTTTGGCTGCACCTGTGGCATTAGTTGCAGGGATGAGTCGCTCAAGTAAAAGTGGGATCGTTGTCAAGACTGGTACCGCTGTAGAAAAATTAGCAGAGACTAGAACGATTGCCTTTGATAAGACAGGAACGATCACCAAAGGGATGCTTGAAGTGACAGGCGTTGCTCCAGTTCAAGAGTTTTCAGAAGCGGAATTATTACGTGTAGCGGCGAGTGCGGAACAAGGCTCAGCCCATATCTTAGCCCGTTCCTTAGTTCAAGCAGTTCCCCAATTGTTGCCAGTCACTGATTTGAAAGAAATCTCAGGCCAAGGGATTACAGCTACGGTTGATGGCAGGCAGGTTAAAGTAGGGAATGCACGCTTTATTGATGTTCCAGAAGCTAAAACAGATACGACTGCGATCTATGTGGCGATTGATGGAAAATACGCCGGAACGATCTACTTTTCAGATACGATCCGTCCAGAAGCAAGTAAAACGATTGCTCGCTTGAAAGCTCAAGGTATCAACGATTTACTGATGGTCACTGGGGACGGACGTACTGTGGCAGAAGCAATTGCCGAGGAAGTTGGCTTGACCGAAGTTCATGCTCGTTGTTTACCACAAGATAAATTAACGATTTTAACTAGTATCCCCAAAGAAAAGCGGCCTGTCACGATGGTAGGAGATGGTGTCAATGATGCTCCTGCCTTGACTGTCGCGGATGTAGGTATCGCCATGGGCGCACATGGCTCAACTGCTGCAAGTGAAAGTGCAGATGTCGTCATTTTAAAGGATGATTTAGAACGAGTGGCAGAAGCAGTGATGATTTCTCGAGAAACGATGAAAGTAGCGAAACAATCTGTTTTGATCGGTATCTTTGTTTGTGTCTTTTTGATGATTGTTGCCAGTACAGGAGTTATTCCAGCATTGTTTGGCGCGATGCTTCAAGAAGTGGTTGATACAGTTTCCATTTTAAGTGCGTTGCGTGCAAAAAAATCAGCGAAACAAAAACAACATGCCATGATCACACAAAATTAA
- a CDS encoding 2-hydroxymuconate tautomerase: MPFVHVELVEGRSPEQLENMMKDITEAVHKNTQAPKEHIHVIINEMKKGTYGVNGEWKK, encoded by the coding sequence ATGCCATTCGTACATGTTGAATTAGTCGAAGGACGTAGCCCAGAACAATTAGAAAACATGATGAAAGATATCACCGAGGCGGTCCATAAAAATACGCAAGCACCAAAAGAACACATTCATGTAATTATCAACGAAATGAAAAAAGGCACGTATGGTGTCAATGGTGAATGGAAAAAATAA